Genomic DNA from Octopus bimaculoides isolate UCB-OBI-ISO-001 chromosome 3, ASM119413v2, whole genome shotgun sequence:
CAAGTGTAGTATGTAAAAAAGGTTAAAAGAATAGcacgctttaataataataataatgatcctttctactaaacgcACAGGGCTTCAGATTTGGAGTGGGGACCAGTcgtttatatcgactccagtgtttcagtagtacttaatttatcgaccccgaaaggaaaaaaaagacaaagtcgactttataggaatttgaactcgggacgtaacGACACgcaaaatagcgctaagcatttcgtccagcgtgctaacggtttgAAATTGTAAGGAATTCCTCTGCCGTTGCTGGACGCATTTCGTCTGCTTCTGATATATTTCAGTTCCTTTTAGCATTAGAGTagtccctcgactatcgcgggtgttatatTCCAAagttggatctattttaaaacgggggccacatttttcattaatgttttacgtagtgtttttggtacggaaagacatacaacagaaaaatatttttgtattcgaatttatttcatgtaaaaaattgtcttatttcgataatttcaaccaatcactgacaagtattcagttgtttatatttactcctttggctgattaagcggtgtaaagcgtatttaatctccataccttcgttttatttgcttttttcattttaaatttgctttaaccctaaccctaaccctagggttagggttagggttagggttagggttaattgtttcagaatcgtttgtttatgtagtcggcacttaatgtatatcggctgaatggacgtcaatgattggttgaaattacggaaatacgacaactttaacatggaataacttatggatttctttttttttaaagaagactaagagaaaaagatgttttatatgacacattctaccagtgttccaagtttcaaagtgtttcgttaatgaaaaatgtggcccccgttttaaaaaatatCCCCAAAGTTCCCCGCGATAGATGAAAATCtgagaagtagaaacagtactgtactgtatatattttttctattaattttataacttgtatatattttattataaatgtaaaacagcACCACAGggaaatcgacgtaagcttaaataataaactgctatatgtgaaccgcgatatggcaagggattactctATACGTTTATACGAGATACTTACTTAAGATGAGAACTGCAGTATTGTGACTTTCTACAGTATATTCACGTTATGTAAGAAATACAGAATATTTTTAAGGCCATTATAAAAGGATATCATTTAATGATATCGCGTATTGTAGTTGCTATGAACAGTGGCTACGGATTTTTATGACTCTTATTGTTTGGCCCTACTCTCGTAGGAACTTATTCAACAACTTTCCAAATTTGCTAACGGAATTCTGTAAACTTTGACAACCCATAAGTGTCTTGCCAATTGGACATGTGGGTAATATCACACCCTAAATGTCCTTGTTAAGCGGCAGCTGTGAATGGCTATTAAACCTTGTTTCgacttattacctccgccttcgttaaggcggaggtattattttcagtcgcGTTCTTTTGTCCGTGgaaaagatatctcaagaaccgctgaatagattcggatgaaactttcagggatgtttagcctcgCGACTGGCACGAACAAATTGATTTtgggtaccggacaaggattctggattatttttcgttttttctttacttaatttttgaaagcgATCGGGTTAATtttcagtattctcgtttgtgagagcagtcgagtttatttcatttattctcatTTTCAAAGTCATCTCTGAGAgcacgttggtgttgccttggtggaggtttgcgctctttgTGTGCTATTGTTCTTAATTGCAATAATCTTGGTGGCATGATTCAACGGTTAAGTCTCTTCGTTGGAATATTCCTCTTTAATCTCTAATTGGAATTCTTTGAGCTACCATCATACTACTGACCATCTCTTGTCATAGGTTTACTGTACTGTTTACATTGGAGGAATAGCGTATCTAATATCACCTGGTGATATTTCGCTTTGCACTGTTTCCACTAGGTTAGTAGCATCATCCATAAATCGCACAATAATCTCACTACTAAGTTTCGATAATCTCTCTGCTATGCCTGAAGACATTTGGCTCCACCCAGTGCCAATTCTTTATGCAAGTGAAGTTGTACTGGAAAATGGTGCATCTCGTCATTAAGCATATTTTGATGCCCACAATTACTCAAGAATTCTTTGGTGTAATATTGCATGACTGCCAATCCAATGGATATACTCACATTAAGTTGTAACCATTAAAAGGTATCTCATTAGTTACgcaatacagaaaaaaatgtaatgtttCATGTGTACACGGGGAAATGATCAACAGGTGTTAGCTAAGTCAATCTAGGTAACCTAAAGGGTTGTTTCGCTCTTATTTTGGCATGCTGAGTGGACTGCCACACCCTCTGAACATACCAGAAAGTATCATTAGTAAAATAAACACCACCCGGAAGGCAGTGCTACGTTACGGTTTCATGGAAAATGTTTGATTGCGGATTAAATAACTGATTAAGACGTTGTTACATTCTTCGGCCTTTTGACTTTGAAATCCATAGAAGTGTTGTTATCCTTTCAAGATTTAGTAATgaaaatctatgtatataaatgctgTTATGTACCGGGAGTGAATAACATTAACACTGATAGAATTCGTCACTTGtgttgaaatatttcagatttaaGAGTAATTGATTAGAACGGAAAATCCAGCTGATTTCAGACGATATTCTCTATTACATTACAGAGTATTCGTCTGTTATTGGAAATCTGTTTTTAGTtccaagaacaaaaagaaatcaaaagaataaaaaaaaaaaatacaaaacaagaggTCTTCCTATTGTCCAATCTTTGTGCTCAACGATCTGGAGTCACTTGGTTTATTGCAACAATGATATTTGATCAGTTTCGAGAATAACTGAGgcataaattttgtaaaataaagttaattgatcaacattctttaaaaaaattctagtaataataaacattccGTTTACCGGAAATACAGAGTGAGTTGTTGGGACAAATAATGCATCCAATGGTTAGCACTACTGGCGCGCTAGGCTAGAAATGttttttgaaatacatttaatatgaTAACAGACATGCCCATTTATCTACATTCGATATGCATTCTTGATAGACTTTTTAGTGTTTTCCCGATAATGTGTAGCATTTCACTACTAGCGTATATAACAAATAATGATactttgcaaaaatatattttctactctaggcacaagacccgaaacttttggggagggcaccagccgattagatcgactccaatacgcaactggtacttaatttatcgacccaaagaagatgaaaggcaaagtcgacctcagcggaatttgaactcagaacgtaacggcagacgaaataccgttaagcatttcgaccgggGTGATAACGTTTCTGGCAGATCGCCgccttgaaataaatatattcttttcgattctaggcacaaggcctgaaatttttggggagggagttagtcgattagatcgactccagtacgcaactggtacttaatttatcgacccaaaaaggatcaaaagcaaagtcgaccttggcggaatttgaattcagaacgtaaagacagacgaaatatcgttaggcacttcgtccagtgtgctaacgattctgtcagctcgtcgtcCTGACCTCCAAATGAATATATTACGTATTCAATATTGAGGGTTGTGCTGACACTTGCCGACGTTTGTTGGGTTAAGTAAAGTGCAAACTGAATTTGTGTGACAATAGTTATTTCAGTTAAGTTTATTGGCTTACGTCGACAGAGTAAGATTGTTCTCAGCCTGTCTTTAAACTGTATCATTGCCACTAGCGGTGTTTGTGTTCGGAAACATTTCACACAGTGTAACTGAAAATTTAACGAAATTATTTCACATGGCGAACGTAGAAATATAacgaaagtttattttacttgagaaaaaagcaaaaatatatgaatggaaTTGTTGCAAACGttgaattttgaaattatatggtttcaacggaaattatgattattaaatgaaaacaaaatagtcGATATTGTTTTGAGATAATTTATTTCCACACTATCGttaatcaaattttaaataaaaatagttaaacAAGTGGTGACATTCACTTAGACGACTATAATTTAGTCGTGCACCAATCTTTAGAATAATGAAGATATATCAATGACGATACACTTACAACAagactacaataaaaaaaaaataaactctatataatataaacaataatttatgtAAAAGGAAACATAATTATTAGCGGATACTTTTGAAGAAAAATAGATAGCAACTATGAAATAAGAATACTTCAGTTACACATTTCAGGAACTGCCTTTGCCGGGCTGCAAACGGTAGAATGCTTGCGGACGAGTTTTCTTTTATGATCTTATTGATGCATTGTTTCAGAGAGTAGCGACATTATCTCATCGGTCTTAGAGGCCCACCACATCCTGAGAGTGCCTTGAGATAGTTATATGTACCTGATTTTGTCCACTGAATAGCAACGACATACACTAAAGTACAGTTGGAATATGACAGCAAATCTTTAATTGGGGCGAAAACGTTCATCACTTGTTCTTAATCTACTCAGAATGTCAATGTTCCAATGTTCCTTCCTCAGCATATGTTACTGTTTTCTATTGCTTTCCACTACTATTCTGAGATTTGCTACGATTTTGCACGTTTGTACTGTGTTTCAATGCAATCTATTTTGAGGCGTAGAGATGAAATCTGAATGTCCATTTCTGTCAGCATGATCAGAGATAATCGAATGTTTTACGATAAGCTGATGTCGTCTGTAAATCAGGTGTCTGTTTGTAGCTCCCAGTTGATATTGTTGCCACATTTCCGATCAATACATCTGATGACCATTTTGAAACACATAAAGAGATCTTGGTAAGGTAGCAACTTCCGATTTAATGCCTTTCCCAACTGGAAATCTTCAGCGTAGTGACAACAGGGCTATAGTAATGTTGGTATTTTCAGAGTTTGCTTCACTGAGAAGCTAGATGCCTTGTAAAAGGAGTCCATGAAACTCCAGAAATTTCAGCATTGCATTCTCCGACagtcttttaaatttgtttcacaCTCAATCAATTGAGAATTAACTTTAAATGGTTAATGTGTCCAATAAATTAAATAACCACATACTTTAAACCACAAAACGTCCATGATTTTCCTTTTGTTAATTCCAAATTAATATCTACGCAGTtgcaatttaattttgtttctcttcattctgtatctgttttaatttaacaTATCAGCAACATTGTAGGCAATATTgtataaaaaccaaaacaatatttgaaaatcCTTTCAAGACTAAAAGACAACAAATCCAGCTTTccatattctttctaatttatgTACATGGCCAATAAATTTCAGGAGAGGAAAAAGTTGATAGCATCAAACTCAGTACCTGACTGGTAAAATATTGATGCCGGAGGGTTGAATGACTAATTTgatcttggtggcatttgaacccagaacgtaaagagccgaaagaaatatcGATCGTAGAGTATTTTTTCTGAagctctaacaattttgccagctcgccgtttaAAATGATTTGTACAATAATATAAACTTTGTTATAGGTACAGCCTAATCATGTTTAGATGAAGTCCAGATGATAAAAATATCTTGGAAATATTTTTCGatttgataaaatagatataaaaaatacagCTGAAAACTCACTGAATGATATAAAATGAAGATACGCGAGTAAAAATGctaagaaataattgaaaaaaaaaattggcacaAAACAAAATCAGAGGTTTTTCACTGACAGTATCAGAAGAAAATAATATGTTTCACAAGAACAAACGTAATAACAAATTGGTAGAGCCAAAGGCAAAAGAAGCGAACAGAAGAAAAATGTTGCAAAATGCAGTGTTACTTTGTATTTAAATTTCCTTGTATGCAGATGTTTCCAGGAGAATTTCAACGAGGCGTTCCCAAAACAGCATTTGACCACGTGTTTCATTGGACCATTCTAAGTACGTTTTCTGCTTAAGTAGTAGAGCCAGTCTCATAGTCTGTAATTCAGTGGGTATTTCTTCAAGAAGTATTGGTACGATGATATCCTTTTTCTCTTCAAATAACCGTTGCTGTGCAAGACTAGTCTCAAATTGGCACCATTGACTTTGTGCAAAATCAGAAGATAATACCAGTACCACTTTACGACTCTGCTGAATACTATCTACAATATTATCAACAATATCATTACCAACTGCAAAATCTCTGTCATGCAAACAGAGGTGTAGGTCATTTTCTTCTTCGAGTATGGGGAGTAAGTATTTGGTAACCCATCCAACATCAGAACCGCAATAACAGACAAAGGCATCATAATTATGTTCACTCGTACATTCAAGAAGTTGGTATTTCCTTCTCCTAGCAAAAAAAAGATAAACCCAGTATCGTATCGACCATCTTTTTATATACGACACTAGTCCagtgatgataaaaataacagaGAGTGTTCCAAGCACACAACCTGACACAGCTATGGGCGATTGCTTTGATATATTTGCACAATAATCCCACGAAACATAGTATTTAGCAATCTGGAGGAATCTCACTGGAGCAGGGTTGGAACATAAATATGATTTAGGATAATGTATCAATCGCGCTGAATTTTGTCTCATCCAGTCTCTAAACCATAGTATTCGACAGttacatatataagaattatGGGAAAGATCCCATTTAAGGTTCGTATTAGAGAAGAGAGCTTTAGAGAAAGAAGTCTTATTAACGTTAAATATTCTATTATACGATAATGAAAATACCCTTAAAATGTTCATCACAGTGCAGTTTGTCGTTTGCCATTTTCTTATCCATGTTCTCGAAAGAATAAGCGTATGAAGCCTTTTCATATCGCATACACAATCTGGAACATTTCTCATCGTATTTCCGGTTAGCTCTAAGTATTCAAGGTTTTTTAAATCCATTAAAAGTTCATTTATGGATGCATTTCCATTGATGGATACAGCTTGAAATTTCAGTAAAGTGATATGACGGCATGCATTAAATATACCGCTCAAATTTGATTTTGGGATCTCTAATGTAATATTTCTCAATGTCAGCGAACGTAAAGTTGTACTCTCAAAAGCATGTTTGCCCAATTGTAATGAGAGTGACTTCTGAGCAGTGAGGGAAaagtttattaattcttttaaagGAGTCAATACTTTTGGCTTTATTAAGTGCAAATTCAGAGCATAGATGCCTAATGTTTTTACCTTATCCAGTCCTTTGAATGTTCCTCTGACCAGAATATTCCAACGATATAAAGATATTTCTAAACGTACCAACATGGGAAATGAGATTCTTCCGCTAGTGTCTACAAAGTGAACCATA
This window encodes:
- the LOC128247286 gene encoding toll-like receptor 13 yields the protein MDLCHSLIRLIVLKAILGFIVISTVEGDYECNTNECFCENLPYIPKFPANTTFVKIINPTFSQFDSKILWNLTTIHLTKLSFIGCVFHNASKYVFARLHLLEILNFKLCKLTQHALQQIFRSISSMNITSLEFDGVNKNKWSFQFLQGITNYNIARFCVMRSKINVFNGSELLPLKNLKILDLRFDSISKVVSWGKHPYLTDLNLYGNFIYYMVHFVDTSGRISFPMLVRLEISLYRWNILVRGTFKGLDKVKTLGIYALNLHLIKPKVLTPLKELINFSLTAQKSLSLQLGKHAFESTTLRSLTLRNITLEIPKSNLSGIFNACRHITLLKFQAVSINGNASINELLMDLKNLEYLELTGNTMRNVPDCVCDMKRLHTLILSRTWIRKWQTTNCTVMNILRVFSLSYNRIFNVNKTSFSKALFSNTNLKWDLSHNSYICNCRILWFRDWMRQNSARLIHYPKSYLCSNPAPVRFLQIAKYYVSWDYCANISKQSPIAVSGCVLGTLSVIFIITGLVSYIKRWSIRYWVYLFFARRRKYQLLECTSEHNYDAFVCYCGSDVGWVTKYLLPILEEENDLHLCLHDRDFAVGNDIVDNIVDSIQQSRKVVLVLSSDFAQSQWCQFETSLAQQRLFEEKKDIIVPILLEEIPTELQTMRLALLLKQKTYLEWSNETRGQMLFWERLVEILLETSAYKEI